The following coding sequences lie in one Amycolatopsis cihanbeyliensis genomic window:
- a CDS encoding alpha/beta fold hydrolase has product MGELESRKIEFPGSQGVSLAARLELPDTESRAYVLFAHCFTCGKDTVAAARISRALAEQGIAVPRFDFTGLGQSGGDFANTHFSSNVEGLVHAADHLRERFAAPSVLIGHSLGGAAVLAAAHRIPEARAVATIGAPADPEHVTRLLGGERAAIERAGAAEVCLAGHTFRLRREFLDDIAAQPQAERIRALGLWRCWCCARRPTRSSEWTTRDGSSTPPGTRSRSWRSRVPTTYSPTG; this is encoded by the coding sequence GTGGGCGAGTTGGAAAGCAGGAAGATCGAGTTCCCGGGGTCCCAGGGTGTGTCGCTGGCCGCTCGGCTGGAGCTGCCGGACACCGAGTCGCGAGCGTACGTGTTGTTCGCGCACTGCTTCACCTGCGGCAAGGACACCGTTGCCGCGGCGAGGATCTCCCGTGCCCTTGCCGAGCAGGGGATCGCGGTGCCGCGCTTCGACTTCACCGGACTCGGCCAGTCCGGTGGCGACTTCGCCAACACCCACTTCAGCTCGAACGTCGAGGGCCTCGTGCACGCCGCCGACCACCTGCGCGAGCGGTTCGCGGCACCGAGCGTGCTGATCGGGCACTCGCTGGGCGGGGCGGCCGTGCTGGCCGCGGCCCACCGTATCCCCGAGGCACGGGCGGTGGCGACCATCGGTGCCCCGGCCGATCCCGAGCACGTCACGCGCCTGCTCGGCGGTGAGCGGGCCGCGATCGAGCGTGCGGGTGCGGCGGAGGTGTGCCTGGCCGGTCACACCTTCCGCCTCCGGCGCGAGTTCCTCGACGACATCGCGGCGCAGCCACAGGCCGAGCGCATCCGCGCGCTCGGCCTGTGGCGCTGCTGGTGCTGCGCTCGCCGACCGACGAGATCGTCGGAGTGGACAACGCGCGACGGATCTTCGACACCGCCCGGCACCCGAAGTCGTTCGTGGCGCTCGAGGGTGCCGACCACCTACTCACCAACCGGGTAA
- a CDS encoding DUF5134 domain-containing protein, giving the protein MTHHTGILPEWLRVAWIVALCVVALLHTGHMWAMNGRRRYWHAGHVLMALGMVYMYLPHRVQPVPAALAMALFGTATVLAVVVALVLWSRDRTVDLLWLLIAVEMSVMAYMFVPAAAQVVAIRYGLAAYLAGVGALWVLGRWDRHYLAGPGAALESTRRASPALRLSLATMAAGMSYMLVFA; this is encoded by the coding sequence ATGACACACCACACCGGCATTCTCCCCGAGTGGCTGCGCGTGGCGTGGATCGTCGCCCTCTGCGTGGTGGCGTTGCTCCATACTGGACACATGTGGGCGATGAACGGCCGCCGGCGCTACTGGCACGCCGGTCACGTGCTGATGGCGCTCGGGATGGTGTACATGTACCTACCGCACCGGGTACAGCCCGTACCAGCAGCCTTGGCCATGGCGTTGTTCGGGACCGCGACGGTACTGGCGGTTGTCGTGGCGCTCGTCCTCTGGTCCCGTGACCGGACCGTCGATCTGCTGTGGCTCCTGATCGCGGTCGAGATGTCGGTCATGGCCTACATGTTCGTACCGGCAGCCGCTCAGGTGGTTGCGATCCGCTACGGACTCGCCGCCTATCTGGCCGGGGTCGGCGCGCTGTGGGTGCTGGGCAGATGGGATCGGCACTACCTCGCCGGACCTGGCGCCGCGCTGGAGTCGACGCGCCGTGCCAGTCCCGCGCTACGGCTCAGCCTGGCCACGATGGCCGCCGGGATGTCGTACATGCTGGTGTTCGCTTAA
- a CDS encoding Crp/Fnr family transcriptional regulator: MDDHYCLTGVEVFRDLSRRELAALDARVPLRSVTAGQVVYTPAQPVTVLFIVKRGRLRLFRRVPDGRTVTTAFAGPGTIFGEMDLLGLHMRSTWAEALEPGELCLMSRNDVRELLMADRRIAVRIVEHLDARVADLEDRLTDLACRSVAERLAHTLHRLARGGQPSSESGQTVKLTHHQLATLVGATRERTTTALGDLAQRGLIQLRRGTIVVRDPARLAAFSESGADDPAHT, translated from the coding sequence GTGGATGACCATTACTGCCTGACCGGCGTCGAGGTGTTCCGCGACCTGTCCCGCCGGGAACTGGCCGCCCTCGACGCGCGCGTCCCCCTGCGCAGTGTCACTGCGGGCCAGGTTGTCTACACCCCGGCTCAGCCGGTCACGGTGCTGTTCATCGTCAAGCGTGGGCGGTTGCGGCTGTTCCGGCGAGTGCCCGACGGGCGCACGGTCACGACCGCCTTCGCCGGCCCCGGCACGATCTTCGGGGAGATGGACCTGCTCGGCCTGCACATGCGCAGCACGTGGGCCGAAGCGCTGGAGCCGGGCGAGCTGTGCCTGATGAGCCGGAACGATGTCCGGGAACTGCTGATGGCCGACCGTCGGATCGCCGTCCGCATCGTCGAGCATCTGGATGCCCGCGTCGCGGATCTGGAGGATCGTCTGACCGATCTCGCCTGCCGATCGGTGGCCGAACGCCTGGCCCACACCCTGCACAGGCTGGCCAGGGGCGGGCAGCCGTCCAGTGAGTCGGGGCAGACGGTCAAACTGACCCACCATCAGCTCGCCACGCTGGTCGGCGCCACGCGGGAACGCACTACCACCGCGCTCGGTGATCTCGCCCAGCGCGGGCTCATCCAGCTTCGCCGGGGCACGATCGTGGTACGCGACCCGGCACGGCTGGCCGCCTTCAGCGAGAGCGGGGCGGACGATCCCGCCCATACCTGA
- a CDS encoding glutaredoxin family protein — translation MSTEPTGTTQPCDTSMIEFYWRPGCPFCSALRRPLRRSGLPVREVNIWDDPTAAARVRQAAGGNETVPTVFIGEHAMVNPSFREVEAAVRKHAPALLAEARPAEPRRRAWPFRRRR, via the coding sequence ATGAGTACCGAACCCACCGGCACCACGCAGCCGTGCGACACGAGCATGATCGAGTTCTACTGGCGGCCGGGATGCCCGTTCTGCTCGGCCCTGCGGCGACCACTACGGCGCAGCGGGCTGCCGGTCCGCGAGGTGAACATCTGGGACGACCCCACCGCCGCGGCCAGGGTGCGGCAGGCGGCGGGTGGCAACGAGACCGTGCCCACCGTGTTCATCGGCGAACACGCCATGGTCAACCCGAGCTTCCGCGAGGTGGAGGCCGCCGTCCGCAAGCACGCGCCCGCGCTGCTCGCCGAGGCTCGCCCGGCCGAGCCTCGGCGCCGCGCCTGGCCGTTCCGCCGCCGCCGGTGA